The Oryzias melastigma strain HK-1 linkage group LG13, ASM292280v2, whole genome shotgun sequence genome window below encodes:
- the ppp1r10 gene encoding serine/threonine-protein phosphatase 1 regulatory subunit 10 isoform X4, with protein sequence MAGGPVDPREILKGVESLMGKDGELRSLEGVPKVFSLMKASTKMVSRCMYLNILLQTKSHDILNRFIRVGGYRLLNSWLTYSKTTNNTPLLQLILLTLQKLPLKVDHLKQNNTAKLVKQLSKSADTEDLRKLAGVLVDGWMATIRSQSMSGSAGSPAGKKKKKEETKTPVRESKDKSEEEKKREKSKAHAPSHAKIRSIGLEMEAPNPTPSKKTPSAPELGAKYNIKPPLLKRPSTAGPSDAPPLEKKYKPLNMPSNSAKEIKVKIIPAQPMEATGFLDALNSAPKPGIKIKKKKPGASGAANSKVVSPTSNKASPFESKPATYSSSSNKPPSPEAAVSTTPGDESQEPEQPGTPVPADDPEATDNGEKPNALAEPRAEDEGLTKKGKKKKTVHWAEEEQLKHYFYFDLDETERVNVNKIKDFGEAAKRELMMDRHTFEMARRLSHDAMEERVPWTAPRPLTLPGSLVTPGANSTEKLTQRDREMGILQEIFLSKESVPDSPHEPDPEPYEPMPPRLIPLDEQDSSMLDDAYAEPMDTSQQQAANDGTKLPPVIAKLMVKMSGISQSPPTSSTPSNVTNPAVNVQELLTSIMGATGSQSTEELIKQPDFSDKIKQLLGSLQQSQNQNQGQTGPPPVHQGLPGHGPGMNNMNNMHNMHMQMPMNGGYPPNGAPGGPRFNHPPPPHGHGPPFNAGGGPRMMGPPPGQGRGDSNNYWGEESMRGGPHRGGHFHRGGRGRGGEPGFRGRGRGGPRGGHGNMNDMSNRAVCRHFMMKGSCRYESNCAFYHPGVNGPPLPPNHPANQHNQHPQHGH encoded by the exons ATGGCAGGGGGACCGGTCGACCCCAGGGAGATACTGAAAGGAGTGGAATCTCTGATGGGAAAGGATGGGGAGCTCCGTAGTCTGGAAGGGGTTCCTAAGGTGTTCAG CCTGATGAAAGCCTCCACAAAGATGGTCAGTCGATGCATGTACCTCAACATACTGCTGCAGACAAAGTCACATGACATCCTCAACAG gttcATCAGAGTCGGTGGCTACAGGCTGCTCAACTCCTGGCTCACCTACTCCAAAACTACCAACAACACccctctgctgcagctcatcCTGCTCACGCTGCAGAAGCTGCCGCTCAAAGTGGACCACCTCAAACAG AACAACACAGCTAAGCTGGTGAAGCAGCTGAGCAAAAGTGCTGACACTGAAG ATTTGAGGAAGCTGGCTGGTGTGCTTGTCGATGGCTGGATGGCCACCATTCGCTCCCAGAGTATGTCTGGCTCTGCTGGCTCTCCAGCTG ggaagaagaaaaagaaggaagagaCCAAAACGCCAGTCAGGGAGTCCAAAGACAAAAGTGAAGAAgagaagaagagggaaaaaTCCAAAGCTCATGCACCCAGCCACGCAAAGATTCGCTCTATAG GACTGGAGATGGAAGCCCCTAATCCAACTCCATCCAAGAAAACGCCCTCAGCCCCCGAGCTGGGAGCCAAATACAACATCAAGCCGCCGCTCCTCAAGAGGCCAAG CACTGCCGGTCCGTCCGATGCACCACCTCTTGAGAAAAAATACAAGCCTCTGAACATGCCGTCAAACTCCGCCAAAGAGATCAAAGTAAAGATTATTCCAGCTCAGC CCATGGAGGCCACAGGCTTCCTCGATGCCCTAAACTCCGCCCCCAAACCTGGgattaaaatcaaaaagaagaaacctggTGCCTCAGGCGCCGCAAATAGCAAAGTCGTATCTCCCACGTCTAATAAG GCGAGCCCCTTTGAGAGCAAACCCGCCACGTACTCTTCGTCCTCCAATAAACCACCATCTCCAGAAGCGGCTGTCTCCACCACTCCCGGTGACGAGTCGCAGGAGCCAGAGCAACCCGGAACACCAGTCCCCGCCGATGATCCAGAAGCTACGGACAACG GTGAGAAACCCAACGCTCTGGCAGAACCACGAGCAGAAGATGAAGGCCTGACGAAGaagggaaagaagaagaaaactgtgCACTGGGCAGAAGAGGAGCAGCTCAAACACTACTTCTACTTTGACTTGGATGAAACGGAGAGAG TCAACGTCAACAAGATCAAAGACTTTGGAGAAGCTGCCAAACGAGAACTGATGATGGACAGACATACGTTTGAGATGGCTCGACGGCTATCCCACGATGCCATGGAAGAAAGAGTGCCCTGGACAGCGCCGAGGCCGCTGACGTTGCCCGGCAGCCTTGTTACCCCCGGGGCCAACAGCACGGAGAAACTGAcccagagagacagagagatgGGCATCCTGCAGGAGATCTTCCTCAGCAAAGAAAG TGTGCCCGACAGTCCACACGAACCAGATCCAGAACCGTACGAGCCCATGCCGCCACGTCTCATCCCTCTGGATGAG CAGGACTCTTCTATGCTCGACGACGCCTACGCTGAACCCATGGACACCTCTCAACAACAGGCCGCCAACGACGGCACCAAACTGCCTCCCGTCATCGCCAAGCTCATGGTCAAAATGAGCGGCATCTCCCAGAGCCCGCCGACCAGCAGCACGCCCAGCAACGTCACCAACCCAGCTGTGAAcgtgcaggagctgctgacttcCATCATG GGAGCCACAGGGAGCCAGTCCACAGAGGAGCTGATAAAGCAGCCCGACTTCTCTGACAAAATCAAGCAGCTGCTGGGTTCTCTGCAGCAaagccagaaccagaaccaaggCCAGACTGGACCTCCTCCAG TGCACCAGGGTCTGCCGGGCCACGGGCCGGGTATGAACAACATGAACAACATGCACAACATGCACATGCAGATGCCCATGAACGGCGGCTACCCGCCCAACGGTGCCCCCGGCGGCCCTCGCTTCAACCACCCTCCGCCCCCGCACGGCCACGGACCCCCCTTTAACGCGGGCGGAGGCCCTCGCATGATGGGCCCGCCTCCCGGTCAGGGCAGAGGCGATAGCAACAACTACTGGGGGGAGGAGTCGATGAGGGGAGGGCCCCACAGAGGGGGACACTTTCACAGAGGAGGCCGGGGTCGAGGGGGGGAGCCAGGGTTCAGGGGCCGAGGGCGAGGAGGCCCCCGGGGGGGACACGGCAACATGAACG ACATGTCCAACAGGGCCGTGTGTCGCCATTTTATGATGAAGGGCAGCTGCAGGTACGAGAGCAACTGTGCTTTCTACCACCCCGGTGTAAACGGACCCCCACTACCCCCCAACCACCCTGCAAACCAGCACAACCAGCACCCGCAGCACGGCCACTAG
- the ppp1r10 gene encoding serine/threonine-protein phosphatase 1 regulatory subunit 10 isoform X2, producing MCVSEMAGGPVDPREILKGVESLMGKDGELRSLEGVPKVFSLMKASTKMVSRCMYLNILLQTKSHDILNRFIRVGGYRLLNSWLTYSKTTNNTPLLQLILLTLQKLPLKVDHLKQNNTAKLVKQLSKSADTEDLRKLAGVLVDGWMATIRSQSMSGSAGSPAGKKKKKEETKTPVRESKDKSEEEKKREKSKAHAPSHAKIRSIGLEMEAPNPTPSKKTPSAPELGAKYNIKPPLLKRPSTAGPSDAPPLEKKYKPLNMPSNSAKEIKVKIIPAQPMEATGFLDALNSAPKPGIKIKKKKPGASGAANSKVVSPTSNKASPFESKPATYSSSSNKPPSPEAAVSTTPGDESQEPEQPGTPVPADDPEATDNGEKPNALAEPRAEDEGLTKKGKKKKTVHWAEEEQLKHYFYFDLDETERVNVNKIKDFGEAAKRELMMDRHTFEMARRLSHDAMEERVPWTAPRPLTLPGSLVTPGANSTEKLTQRDREMGILQEIFLSKESVPDSPHEPDPEPYEPMPPRLIPLDEQDSSMLDDAYAEPMDTSQQQAANDGTKLPPVIAKLMVKMSGISQSPPTSSTPSNVTNPAVNVQELLTSIMGATGSQSTEELIKQPDFSDKIKQLLGSLQQSQNQNQGQTGPPPVHQGLPGHGPGMNNMNNMHNMHMQMPMNGGYPPNGAPGGPRFNHPPPPHGHGPPFNAGGGPRMMGPPPGQGRGDSNNYWGEESMRGGPHRGGHFHRGGRGRGGEPGFRGRGRGGPRGGHGNMNDMSNRAVCRHFMMKGSCRYESNCAFYHPGVNGPPLPPNHPANQHNQHPQHGH from the exons a TGTGTGTTTCAGAAATGGCAGGGGGACCGGTCGACCCCAGGGAGATACTGAAAGGAGTGGAATCTCTGATGGGAAAGGATGGGGAGCTCCGTAGTCTGGAAGGGGTTCCTAAGGTGTTCAG CCTGATGAAAGCCTCCACAAAGATGGTCAGTCGATGCATGTACCTCAACATACTGCTGCAGACAAAGTCACATGACATCCTCAACAG gttcATCAGAGTCGGTGGCTACAGGCTGCTCAACTCCTGGCTCACCTACTCCAAAACTACCAACAACACccctctgctgcagctcatcCTGCTCACGCTGCAGAAGCTGCCGCTCAAAGTGGACCACCTCAAACAG AACAACACAGCTAAGCTGGTGAAGCAGCTGAGCAAAAGTGCTGACACTGAAG ATTTGAGGAAGCTGGCTGGTGTGCTTGTCGATGGCTGGATGGCCACCATTCGCTCCCAGAGTATGTCTGGCTCTGCTGGCTCTCCAGCTG ggaagaagaaaaagaaggaagagaCCAAAACGCCAGTCAGGGAGTCCAAAGACAAAAGTGAAGAAgagaagaagagggaaaaaTCCAAAGCTCATGCACCCAGCCACGCAAAGATTCGCTCTATAG GACTGGAGATGGAAGCCCCTAATCCAACTCCATCCAAGAAAACGCCCTCAGCCCCCGAGCTGGGAGCCAAATACAACATCAAGCCGCCGCTCCTCAAGAGGCCAAG CACTGCCGGTCCGTCCGATGCACCACCTCTTGAGAAAAAATACAAGCCTCTGAACATGCCGTCAAACTCCGCCAAAGAGATCAAAGTAAAGATTATTCCAGCTCAGC CCATGGAGGCCACAGGCTTCCTCGATGCCCTAAACTCCGCCCCCAAACCTGGgattaaaatcaaaaagaagaaacctggTGCCTCAGGCGCCGCAAATAGCAAAGTCGTATCTCCCACGTCTAATAAG GCGAGCCCCTTTGAGAGCAAACCCGCCACGTACTCTTCGTCCTCCAATAAACCACCATCTCCAGAAGCGGCTGTCTCCACCACTCCCGGTGACGAGTCGCAGGAGCCAGAGCAACCCGGAACACCAGTCCCCGCCGATGATCCAGAAGCTACGGACAACG GTGAGAAACCCAACGCTCTGGCAGAACCACGAGCAGAAGATGAAGGCCTGACGAAGaagggaaagaagaagaaaactgtgCACTGGGCAGAAGAGGAGCAGCTCAAACACTACTTCTACTTTGACTTGGATGAAACGGAGAGAG TCAACGTCAACAAGATCAAAGACTTTGGAGAAGCTGCCAAACGAGAACTGATGATGGACAGACATACGTTTGAGATGGCTCGACGGCTATCCCACGATGCCATGGAAGAAAGAGTGCCCTGGACAGCGCCGAGGCCGCTGACGTTGCCCGGCAGCCTTGTTACCCCCGGGGCCAACAGCACGGAGAAACTGAcccagagagacagagagatgGGCATCCTGCAGGAGATCTTCCTCAGCAAAGAAAG TGTGCCCGACAGTCCACACGAACCAGATCCAGAACCGTACGAGCCCATGCCGCCACGTCTCATCCCTCTGGATGAG CAGGACTCTTCTATGCTCGACGACGCCTACGCTGAACCCATGGACACCTCTCAACAACAGGCCGCCAACGACGGCACCAAACTGCCTCCCGTCATCGCCAAGCTCATGGTCAAAATGAGCGGCATCTCCCAGAGCCCGCCGACCAGCAGCACGCCCAGCAACGTCACCAACCCAGCTGTGAAcgtgcaggagctgctgacttcCATCATG GGAGCCACAGGGAGCCAGTCCACAGAGGAGCTGATAAAGCAGCCCGACTTCTCTGACAAAATCAAGCAGCTGCTGGGTTCTCTGCAGCAaagccagaaccagaaccaaggCCAGACTGGACCTCCTCCAG TGCACCAGGGTCTGCCGGGCCACGGGCCGGGTATGAACAACATGAACAACATGCACAACATGCACATGCAGATGCCCATGAACGGCGGCTACCCGCCCAACGGTGCCCCCGGCGGCCCTCGCTTCAACCACCCTCCGCCCCCGCACGGCCACGGACCCCCCTTTAACGCGGGCGGAGGCCCTCGCATGATGGGCCCGCCTCCCGGTCAGGGCAGAGGCGATAGCAACAACTACTGGGGGGAGGAGTCGATGAGGGGAGGGCCCCACAGAGGGGGACACTTTCACAGAGGAGGCCGGGGTCGAGGGGGGGAGCCAGGGTTCAGGGGCCGAGGGCGAGGAGGCCCCCGGGGGGGACACGGCAACATGAACG ACATGTCCAACAGGGCCGTGTGTCGCCATTTTATGATGAAGGGCAGCTGCAGGTACGAGAGCAACTGTGCTTTCTACCACCCCGGTGTAAACGGACCCCCACTACCCCCCAACCACCCTGCAAACCAGCACAACCAGCACCCGCAGCACGGCCACTAG
- the ppp1r10 gene encoding serine/threonine-protein phosphatase 1 regulatory subunit 10 isoform X1, producing the protein MCVSEMAGGPVDPREILKGVESLMGKDGELRSLEGVPKVFSLMKASTKMVSRCMYLNILLQTKSHDILNRFIRVGGYRLLNSWLTYSKTTNNTPLLQLILLTLQKLPLKVDHLKQNNTAKLVKQLSKSADTEDLRKLAGVLVDGWMATIRSQSMSGSAGSPAGKKKKKEETKTPVRESKDKSEEEKKREKSKAHAPSHAKIRSIGLEMEAPNPTPSKKTPSAPELGAKYNIKPPLLKRPSTAGPSDAPPLEKKYKPLNMPSNSAKEIKVKIIPAQPMEATGFLDALNSAPKPGIKIKKKKPGASGAANSKVVSPTSNKASPFESKPATYSSSSNKPPSPEAAVSTTPGDESQEPEQPGTPVPADDPEATDNGEKPNALAEPRAEDEGLTKKGKKKKTVHWAEEEQLKHYFYFDLDETERVNVNKIKDFGEAAKRELMMDRHTFEMARRLSHDAMEERVPWTAPRPLTLPGSLVTPGANSTEKLTQRDREMGILQEIFLSKESVPDSPHEPDPEPYEPMPPRLIPLDEQDSSMLDDAYAEPMDTSQQQAANDGTKLPPVIAKLMVKMSGISQSPPTSSTPSNVTNPAVNVQELLTSIMGATGSQSTEELIKQPDFSDKIKQLLGSLQQSQNQNQGQTGPPPVHQGLPGHGPGMNNMNNMHNMHMQMPMNGGYPPNGAPGGPRFNHPPPPHGHGPPFNAGGGPRMMGPPPGQGRGDSNNYWGEESMRGGPHRGGHFHRGGRGRGGEPGFRGRGRGGPRGGHGNMNDMSNRAVCRHFMMKGSCRYESNCAFYHPGVNGPPLPPNHPANQHNQHPQHGH; encoded by the exons A TGTGTGTTTCAGAAATGGCAGGGGGACCGGTCGACCCCAGGGAGATACTGAAAGGAGTGGAATCTCTGATGGGAAAGGATGGGGAGCTCCGTAGTCTGGAAGGGGTTCCTAAGGTGTTCAG CCTGATGAAAGCCTCCACAAAGATGGTCAGTCGATGCATGTACCTCAACATACTGCTGCAGACAAAGTCACATGACATCCTCAACAG gttcATCAGAGTCGGTGGCTACAGGCTGCTCAACTCCTGGCTCACCTACTCCAAAACTACCAACAACACccctctgctgcagctcatcCTGCTCACGCTGCAGAAGCTGCCGCTCAAAGTGGACCACCTCAAACAG AACAACACAGCTAAGCTGGTGAAGCAGCTGAGCAAAAGTGCTGACACTGAAG ATTTGAGGAAGCTGGCTGGTGTGCTTGTCGATGGCTGGATGGCCACCATTCGCTCCCAGAGTATGTCTGGCTCTGCTGGCTCTCCAGCTG ggaagaagaaaaagaaggaagagaCCAAAACGCCAGTCAGGGAGTCCAAAGACAAAAGTGAAGAAgagaagaagagggaaaaaTCCAAAGCTCATGCACCCAGCCACGCAAAGATTCGCTCTATAG GACTGGAGATGGAAGCCCCTAATCCAACTCCATCCAAGAAAACGCCCTCAGCCCCCGAGCTGGGAGCCAAATACAACATCAAGCCGCCGCTCCTCAAGAGGCCAAG CACTGCCGGTCCGTCCGATGCACCACCTCTTGAGAAAAAATACAAGCCTCTGAACATGCCGTCAAACTCCGCCAAAGAGATCAAAGTAAAGATTATTCCAGCTCAGC CCATGGAGGCCACAGGCTTCCTCGATGCCCTAAACTCCGCCCCCAAACCTGGgattaaaatcaaaaagaagaaacctggTGCCTCAGGCGCCGCAAATAGCAAAGTCGTATCTCCCACGTCTAATAAG GCGAGCCCCTTTGAGAGCAAACCCGCCACGTACTCTTCGTCCTCCAATAAACCACCATCTCCAGAAGCGGCTGTCTCCACCACTCCCGGTGACGAGTCGCAGGAGCCAGAGCAACCCGGAACACCAGTCCCCGCCGATGATCCAGAAGCTACGGACAACG GTGAGAAACCCAACGCTCTGGCAGAACCACGAGCAGAAGATGAAGGCCTGACGAAGaagggaaagaagaagaaaactgtgCACTGGGCAGAAGAGGAGCAGCTCAAACACTACTTCTACTTTGACTTGGATGAAACGGAGAGAG TCAACGTCAACAAGATCAAAGACTTTGGAGAAGCTGCCAAACGAGAACTGATGATGGACAGACATACGTTTGAGATGGCTCGACGGCTATCCCACGATGCCATGGAAGAAAGAGTGCCCTGGACAGCGCCGAGGCCGCTGACGTTGCCCGGCAGCCTTGTTACCCCCGGGGCCAACAGCACGGAGAAACTGAcccagagagacagagagatgGGCATCCTGCAGGAGATCTTCCTCAGCAAAGAAAG TGTGCCCGACAGTCCACACGAACCAGATCCAGAACCGTACGAGCCCATGCCGCCACGTCTCATCCCTCTGGATGAG CAGGACTCTTCTATGCTCGACGACGCCTACGCTGAACCCATGGACACCTCTCAACAACAGGCCGCCAACGACGGCACCAAACTGCCTCCCGTCATCGCCAAGCTCATGGTCAAAATGAGCGGCATCTCCCAGAGCCCGCCGACCAGCAGCACGCCCAGCAACGTCACCAACCCAGCTGTGAAcgtgcaggagctgctgacttcCATCATG GGAGCCACAGGGAGCCAGTCCACAGAGGAGCTGATAAAGCAGCCCGACTTCTCTGACAAAATCAAGCAGCTGCTGGGTTCTCTGCAGCAaagccagaaccagaaccaaggCCAGACTGGACCTCCTCCAG TGCACCAGGGTCTGCCGGGCCACGGGCCGGGTATGAACAACATGAACAACATGCACAACATGCACATGCAGATGCCCATGAACGGCGGCTACCCGCCCAACGGTGCCCCCGGCGGCCCTCGCTTCAACCACCCTCCGCCCCCGCACGGCCACGGACCCCCCTTTAACGCGGGCGGAGGCCCTCGCATGATGGGCCCGCCTCCCGGTCAGGGCAGAGGCGATAGCAACAACTACTGGGGGGAGGAGTCGATGAGGGGAGGGCCCCACAGAGGGGGACACTTTCACAGAGGAGGCCGGGGTCGAGGGGGGGAGCCAGGGTTCAGGGGCCGAGGGCGAGGAGGCCCCCGGGGGGGACACGGCAACATGAACG ACATGTCCAACAGGGCCGTGTGTCGCCATTTTATGATGAAGGGCAGCTGCAGGTACGAGAGCAACTGTGCTTTCTACCACCCCGGTGTAAACGGACCCCCACTACCCCCCAACCACCCTGCAAACCAGCACAACCAGCACCCGCAGCACGGCCACTAG
- the agr2 gene encoding anterior gradient protein 2 homolog: MIKATLPVLLLALTSTFAKYIPKTGRRIPQTLSRGWGDQLIWAQTYEEALYWSRSRNKPLMVLFHLEDCPHSQAFKKVFSEDDKVQKMLDEDFIVLNLMYETTDKHLSPDGQYVPRILFVDPSMTVRADINGRYGNRLYAYEPTDMGLLFSNMEKAKKLLKSEL; the protein is encoded by the exons ATGATCAAAGCAACACTTCCGGTGCTCCTGCTGGCTCTGACTTCCACCTTTGCCAAGTACATCCCAAAGACGGGCCGGAGGATCCCACAAACCCTCTCCAGAG GATGGGGTGACCAGCTGATCTGGGCTCAGACATATGAAGAGGCGTTGTACTGGTCCAGGTCCAG GAACAAGCCTCTGATGGTCCTGTTCCACCTGGAGGACTGCCCCCACAGCCAGG CATTTAAGAAGGTGTTCTCTGAAGATGACAAAGTCCAGAAAATGCTGGATGAGGACTTCATCGTCCTCAACCTGATG TACGAAACCACTGACAAGCACCTCTCTCCTGATGGACAGTACGTTCCACGAATCCTGTTTGTGG ACCCCTCCATGACCGTGAGGGCTGACATCAATGGTCGCTACGGCAACCGCTTGTATGCCTACGAGCCAACCGACATGGGTCTCT TGTTTAGTAACATGGAAAAAGCAAAGAAGTTGCTGAAGTCTGAGCTGTGA
- the ppp1r10 gene encoding serine/threonine-protein phosphatase 1 regulatory subunit 10 isoform X3 has protein sequence MCVSEMAGGPVDPREILKGVESLMGKDGELRSLEGVPKVFSLMKASTKMVSRCMYLNILLQTKSHDILNRFIRVGGYRLLNSWLTYSKTTNNTPLLQLILLTLQKLPLKVDHLKQNNTAKLVKQLSKSADTEDLRKLAGVLVDGWMATIRSQSMSGSAGSPAGKKKKKEETKTPVRESKDKSEEEKKREKSKAHAPSHAKIRSIGLEMEAPNPTPSKKTPSAPELGAKYNIKPPLLKRPSTAGPSDAPPLEKKYKPLNMPSNSAKEIKVKIIPAQPMEATGFLDALNSAPKPGIKIKKKKPGASGAANSKVVSPTSNKASPFESKPATYSSSSNKPPSPEAAVSTTPGDESQEPEQPGTPVPADDPEATDNGEKPNALAEPRAEDEGLTKKGKKKKTVHWAEEEQLKHYFYFDLDETERVNVNKIKDFGEAAKRELMMDRHTFEMARRLSHDAMEERVPWTAPRPLTLPGSLVTPGANSTEKLTQRDREMGILQEIFLSKESVPDSPHEPDPEPYEPMPPRLIPLDEDSSMLDDAYAEPMDTSQQQAANDGTKLPPVIAKLMVKMSGISQSPPTSSTPSNVTNPAVNVQELLTSIMGATGSQSTEELIKQPDFSDKIKQLLGSLQQSQNQNQGQTGPPPVHQGLPGHGPGMNNMNNMHNMHMQMPMNGGYPPNGAPGGPRFNHPPPPHGHGPPFNAGGGPRMMGPPPGQGRGDSNNYWGEESMRGGPHRGGHFHRGGRGRGGEPGFRGRGRGGPRGGHGNMNDMSNRAVCRHFMMKGSCRYESNCAFYHPGVNGPPLPPNHPANQHNQHPQHGH, from the exons A TGTGTGTTTCAGAAATGGCAGGGGGACCGGTCGACCCCAGGGAGATACTGAAAGGAGTGGAATCTCTGATGGGAAAGGATGGGGAGCTCCGTAGTCTGGAAGGGGTTCCTAAGGTGTTCAG CCTGATGAAAGCCTCCACAAAGATGGTCAGTCGATGCATGTACCTCAACATACTGCTGCAGACAAAGTCACATGACATCCTCAACAG gttcATCAGAGTCGGTGGCTACAGGCTGCTCAACTCCTGGCTCACCTACTCCAAAACTACCAACAACACccctctgctgcagctcatcCTGCTCACGCTGCAGAAGCTGCCGCTCAAAGTGGACCACCTCAAACAG AACAACACAGCTAAGCTGGTGAAGCAGCTGAGCAAAAGTGCTGACACTGAAG ATTTGAGGAAGCTGGCTGGTGTGCTTGTCGATGGCTGGATGGCCACCATTCGCTCCCAGAGTATGTCTGGCTCTGCTGGCTCTCCAGCTG ggaagaagaaaaagaaggaagagaCCAAAACGCCAGTCAGGGAGTCCAAAGACAAAAGTGAAGAAgagaagaagagggaaaaaTCCAAAGCTCATGCACCCAGCCACGCAAAGATTCGCTCTATAG GACTGGAGATGGAAGCCCCTAATCCAACTCCATCCAAGAAAACGCCCTCAGCCCCCGAGCTGGGAGCCAAATACAACATCAAGCCGCCGCTCCTCAAGAGGCCAAG CACTGCCGGTCCGTCCGATGCACCACCTCTTGAGAAAAAATACAAGCCTCTGAACATGCCGTCAAACTCCGCCAAAGAGATCAAAGTAAAGATTATTCCAGCTCAGC CCATGGAGGCCACAGGCTTCCTCGATGCCCTAAACTCCGCCCCCAAACCTGGgattaaaatcaaaaagaagaaacctggTGCCTCAGGCGCCGCAAATAGCAAAGTCGTATCTCCCACGTCTAATAAG GCGAGCCCCTTTGAGAGCAAACCCGCCACGTACTCTTCGTCCTCCAATAAACCACCATCTCCAGAAGCGGCTGTCTCCACCACTCCCGGTGACGAGTCGCAGGAGCCAGAGCAACCCGGAACACCAGTCCCCGCCGATGATCCAGAAGCTACGGACAACG GTGAGAAACCCAACGCTCTGGCAGAACCACGAGCAGAAGATGAAGGCCTGACGAAGaagggaaagaagaagaaaactgtgCACTGGGCAGAAGAGGAGCAGCTCAAACACTACTTCTACTTTGACTTGGATGAAACGGAGAGAG TCAACGTCAACAAGATCAAAGACTTTGGAGAAGCTGCCAAACGAGAACTGATGATGGACAGACATACGTTTGAGATGGCTCGACGGCTATCCCACGATGCCATGGAAGAAAGAGTGCCCTGGACAGCGCCGAGGCCGCTGACGTTGCCCGGCAGCCTTGTTACCCCCGGGGCCAACAGCACGGAGAAACTGAcccagagagacagagagatgGGCATCCTGCAGGAGATCTTCCTCAGCAAAGAAAG TGTGCCCGACAGTCCACACGAACCAGATCCAGAACCGTACGAGCCCATGCCGCCACGTCTCATCCCTCTGGATGAG GACTCTTCTATGCTCGACGACGCCTACGCTGAACCCATGGACACCTCTCAACAACAGGCCGCCAACGACGGCACCAAACTGCCTCCCGTCATCGCCAAGCTCATGGTCAAAATGAGCGGCATCTCCCAGAGCCCGCCGACCAGCAGCACGCCCAGCAACGTCACCAACCCAGCTGTGAAcgtgcaggagctgctgacttcCATCATG GGAGCCACAGGGAGCCAGTCCACAGAGGAGCTGATAAAGCAGCCCGACTTCTCTGACAAAATCAAGCAGCTGCTGGGTTCTCTGCAGCAaagccagaaccagaaccaaggCCAGACTGGACCTCCTCCAG TGCACCAGGGTCTGCCGGGCCACGGGCCGGGTATGAACAACATGAACAACATGCACAACATGCACATGCAGATGCCCATGAACGGCGGCTACCCGCCCAACGGTGCCCCCGGCGGCCCTCGCTTCAACCACCCTCCGCCCCCGCACGGCCACGGACCCCCCTTTAACGCGGGCGGAGGCCCTCGCATGATGGGCCCGCCTCCCGGTCAGGGCAGAGGCGATAGCAACAACTACTGGGGGGAGGAGTCGATGAGGGGAGGGCCCCACAGAGGGGGACACTTTCACAGAGGAGGCCGGGGTCGAGGGGGGGAGCCAGGGTTCAGGGGCCGAGGGCGAGGAGGCCCCCGGGGGGGACACGGCAACATGAACG ACATGTCCAACAGGGCCGTGTGTCGCCATTTTATGATGAAGGGCAGCTGCAGGTACGAGAGCAACTGTGCTTTCTACCACCCCGGTGTAAACGGACCCCCACTACCCCCCAACCACCCTGCAAACCAGCACAACCAGCACCCGCAGCACGGCCACTAG